Proteins from a genomic interval of Nocardia sp. BMG51109:
- a CDS encoding redox-sensing transcriptional repressor Rex translates to MTEQHETPGGVSGRALRSSDAVGGPTGAPDDVRHHEGPRESANRTQQKDIPQATVTRLATYLRVLAVLADEGVLIVSSEELAVAAGVGSAKLRKDLSFLGPNGVRGVGYDVAKLHARIEDVLGLSEGHRVILVGAGNLGRALVGYGGFRRRGFSMVGIFDSDPGVVGEMISGLAVRDVAELRGAVAELAPTIAVLTVPDSAAQGVCDELVAAGVHCLLSFSSAALEAPASVEIRRVDLAVEMQMLSFERARSAEAPDEARSVAAGETVTAVPTPIGRRVADRSHVGIKHSATEPNSKGSVVAP, encoded by the coding sequence GTGACAGAGCAGCATGAGACGCCCGGCGGCGTCTCCGGCAGGGCTCTGCGTTCGAGCGACGCGGTCGGCGGGCCCACCGGCGCCCCCGACGATGTGCGTCACCACGAAGGGCCTCGCGAATCCGCCAATCGTACACAGCAGAAAGACATCCCGCAGGCGACGGTGACCCGGTTGGCGACGTATCTCCGCGTGCTCGCCGTGCTCGCCGACGAGGGTGTCCTCATCGTATCGAGTGAGGAACTGGCTGTCGCGGCGGGTGTCGGTTCCGCGAAGTTGCGCAAGGATCTGTCGTTCCTCGGGCCCAACGGGGTCCGCGGGGTCGGCTACGACGTGGCCAAGCTGCACGCCCGCATCGAGGATGTGCTCGGCCTGTCCGAGGGGCACCGGGTGATCCTGGTCGGCGCCGGGAATCTGGGGCGCGCCCTGGTCGGTTACGGCGGTTTCCGGCGGCGCGGATTCAGCATGGTCGGCATCTTCGACTCCGATCCGGGCGTGGTGGGCGAGATGATCAGCGGGCTGGCCGTGCGCGATGTCGCGGAGCTGCGCGGCGCCGTCGCCGAGCTCGCGCCCACCATCGCCGTGCTCACCGTGCCCGATTCGGCCGCGCAGGGTGTCTGCGACGAGCTGGTCGCCGCCGGCGTGCACTGCCTGCTCAGCTTCTCGTCGGCCGCGCTCGAAGCGCCCGCATCGGTCGAGATCCGCCGGGTCGATCTCGCCGTCGAGATGCAGATGCTGTCGTTCGAACGGGCGCGCAGCGCAGAGGCGCCGGACGAGGCGCGCAGCGTGGCCGCGGGTGAGACCGTGACCGCGGTGCCCACGCCGATCGGCCGCCGGGTGGCGGACCGGTCGCACGTGGGCATCAAGCATTCGGCAACGGAGCCAAACAGCAAGGGATCGGTGGTCGCACCATGA